Proteins encoded within one genomic window of Mycolicibacterium monacense:
- a CDS encoding acyl-ACP desaturase yields MAQKPVPNALTLELEPVVKDELRRHLDSEDLWFAHDYVPFDQGENFAFLGGRDWDPSQVTLPKHVTDALEILLITKDNLAGYHRELVEHFILEEKWGRWIGRWTAEEHLHAVALRNYLVVTREVDPVANEDVRVEHVMKGYRADRFSQIETLVFMAFFERSHAVFTRNLEAQIAEPVLKGLVGRVAADEERHEVFFANLVAHCLQTHRDETVAAIAARARELGVVGGDIDAYQDKVAAMAEHGIFDEAQLRKVISDRISAWELSGEPVLQEFTNA; encoded by the coding sequence ATGGCACAGAAACCTGTCCCTAACGCGCTGACCCTCGAGCTGGAGCCGGTCGTCAAGGACGAACTGCGTCGCCACCTCGACTCCGAGGACCTCTGGTTCGCGCACGACTACGTGCCGTTCGACCAGGGCGAGAACTTCGCGTTCCTCGGCGGTCGGGACTGGGACCCGTCGCAGGTGACGCTGCCCAAACACGTCACCGACGCGCTCGAGATCCTGTTGATCACCAAGGACAACCTCGCCGGCTACCACCGCGAACTCGTCGAGCACTTCATCCTCGAGGAGAAGTGGGGCCGTTGGATCGGCCGCTGGACCGCCGAGGAACATCTGCATGCCGTCGCGCTGCGCAACTACCTGGTCGTCACCCGCGAGGTGGACCCGGTCGCCAACGAGGACGTGCGCGTCGAGCACGTCATGAAGGGCTACCGCGCCGACCGCTTCAGCCAGATCGAGACGCTGGTGTTCATGGCGTTCTTCGAGCGGTCCCACGCCGTGTTCACCCGCAACCTCGAGGCGCAGATCGCCGAGCCGGTCCTCAAGGGACTGGTCGGCCGGGTCGCCGCCGACGAGGAGCGCCACGAGGTGTTCTTCGCCAACCTGGTCGCGCACTGCCTGCAGACCCACCGCGACGAGACCGTGGCGGCGATCGCCGCGCGGGCCCGCGAACTCGGGGTGGTCGGCGGTGACATCGACGCCTACCAGGACAAGGTGGCCGCGATGGCCGAACACGGCATCTTCGACGAGGCCCAGTTGCGCAAGGTCATCTCCGACCGGATCAGCGCCTGGGAACTGTCCGGTGAACCGGTGTTGCAGGAGTTCACGAACGCTTAA